The region GCGTGTGCTCCCTCCGCTCACCAGCACTCTGCGTGTGAAGGAAAAACAGCCCCTCGCTGCTACCCTGGCCGCCACGCGGGATGCCGTGCTCGGCACTGGGGCGGATGTCATCATCCACCGTCCGGTCGGTCGCGGTCAGGTGCTAGCCCTCGGTGCGGGTGACTGGTGGCACTGGGCCTTTCAGAGTGCCGATGCCGCGCGTGACTCGCTCTTTGACCGCTTTTGGGATCAGGTGCTGGTGTGGATGATCGCCGGCTCCGAGCACTTTTCCGGCTCGCAACACCGACTCCGCGCCAGCACGGCGAACTTGCCCCTCGGGCAGGAAATCTTCCTGCGCATGCAGTTGAAAAAAGGCAGCGCTGCACCCGCCACGCCGCAGTTACGCATCACCACTGGCGATGATGCGCCCGTGCCCGTCACCATGAGCCGCACGGATGATCCTCTCGCCTTTGAGGCACGCTACGTCCCGGCCAAAAAGGGCCGTTACCGCGTGGAGACACGGCTGGCGGATGGCAGCACGCAGACCGCACGCTTCATGGTCTTTGAAGAAAACCGTGAATCCACCGAAGTCGCCACCGACCGCACCTATTTGAAAAAACTCGCTGAAAGCAGCGGCGGTCGCATGATCGAGGCCACCGATCTCGCCGACTACATCACCACGCTGCGTGAGTCGCTGCGCAGCGGTGATCCACGTCATCGCCTCATCAGCCTATGGGATCATGCCTGGGTGCTTTATTTGATCATAGCGCTGCTGGCGCTGGACTGGTATCTTCGCCGTCGCTGGGGACTGACGTGACCACTTTTTCAGTATGAACGACTCGCTCTCACACCTCATGACACGGCTGCAAGGCGCGGATCGCGCCTGGCAGCGGCAGCGGGCCTTTGGCTGGCTGCTACGCGGCATCCCATGGCTGCTGCTGCTCATCACGCTGCTGCTCGTCGCGGATGTCACTCTGCACCTGGAGGCCCGCACGCGGCTCACGCTTGCTCTCGGCACCCTTGCGGTGATTGCCAGCGCTTTGACCTGGCTCCTCTGGCAGGCCTGGAAGGTGCAAAACCCGCCCGAGCGCACCGCGCGGCTGCTGGAAAGCCGCGAGCCCGCTCTGGGCAGCAAGCTCATCAATGTACTGCAACTGCGGGAAAAATTCCTCGCGGGTGAAAACACCAGCACCAGCGAGCTCACACGCACGCTCGCTGCGCAGGCCGTCCAAGATGCCGCCGCCAGCGTGCGTGAGGTGAAGATGCTGCCCCTCACCCGCGAACCTGATGTGCCCCGCCGTGCGAAGCATGCCGCGTGGGCCACCGCAGGCTTCGTACTCGTCGCCGCACTCACCTTCACGGCTTTCACCACCACCTTGATCCGCTTTCTCGATCCACTCGGGGATCATCCGCCCTTTTCCATGACACGGCTTTGGCTGGAGCAGCCCACCGTGACCGGTGCCAGCGTGCTCTACCGCGAGAGCTTCACCGTGAAGTGCCGCTGGGCAGGGCATGACCCCGATGAGCTGTTTTTGACCGCCCACCCGCCCGGTGAGCCGGACAAAGCCATCACCTTGCCCATGTTCGCGGAGGAAAAGGGAGTCTTCGTGCAAAAGATCGAAGACGTGCGCACCAACCTCCTCATCCACGCACACACAAAAGGCAGTTGGAGCCGTAGCCGCGCCCATCCGCTCACCGTGATGCTCACGCCGCAATTCCTCGCCACCAACGTCAGCGTCACACCGCCTGCCTACACCGGTTTGCGGCCCAAAGGCGGCGAATTTGCCTTTGAAGGCCTCAGCGCCCTGAAAGGCTCCGATGTCCACTTCCGGCTACGATCGAACCGCCCGCTCAAAAACGGCACCATCATCCTCACCACAGCCTCCGCTGCCCCACAGACCATCCAGCTCACGCCCGACGCGGAAAAGCCGGATGAAGTCACCGGCCACTTCATCGCCACCGACAGTGGGCGCATGAGCTTTTCACTCACTGACATCGGCGGCATCCCATCCGATGCCGAAAAGGCCAGCGCCTTTGCCGTCACGCATGATTTGGCACCACAGATCGCCATTCACTCGCCTGAGCGGGATGGCTTCGTCGTCGAAGGCCATGATCTCAATGCCCAGATCGCCGCCAGTGACGACTACGGCCTGAAAACCATGCGCCTGCACATCAGCCGCAACGGAGTTTTCGATACGCCCATCGTGCGTGAGTTCACCAAGATCACGCGGCAGGAAACGCTCACCGCCCCACTCGCCGCCGGTGCCAAGGCGGGCGATGTCATCACCCTTTTTGCCGAGGCCATCGACACCCACCCCAGTCCGCCACACGTCGCCCGCACCGATACTCGCAGGCTCACCGTCATCTCCAAAGCGCAGTACAACGACTTCCTCCGCCAGCAGCATGAAGTGGCCGATTTGGAGAAAAAATACGACTCACTCATGGGCGAGCACCAAAAGCTCCTCGACCAGCAAAAGCAGCTCGCCGAACAAGCCGCCAAAGCCACCGACGCCAAGCAAAAGGACGCTTTGAAACAGGAGCAGGCCAAACTGAACGAAGAACTGCTCAAGTCCGCTGAGCGCATGGAAAAATTCGTCGATGAATCCCCGCTCTACGAAGTCGAAAAGAGTTTCGCTGAAGACTTGAAGAAGGAAGCGCAAAAAATCCGCGACTCCGTGAAGCAAAACCAACAAGACCGCCAGTCCGCAGAAAAATCCCTGGCCGATGCCGCCAAAGAACACCACGAGCGCATGGCCGGTGCGCAGCAGGAAGCGCAAGAAAAGATCGAAAAAGCCATCGCCGAGATGCAGCAGCTCCAGGAGATCATGAAGGACTTCAATCTTTTCAAAGCGCTCTTTGAAAAGCAGCAAGAGATCACCGCGCAGAGTGAGCCTTACCTGAACAAAAAGAACCCCAGCGAAGCCGACCGCCTCGCCGTGCAAGACCTCGGGGCCACCGAACGCGAAATCGGCGAGCACCTGCGCCAACTCGCCGAACAACTGCGCGAGGACGCCCAAGCCGCCGGAGAGAAATTCCCCAAAGCCGCCTCCAGCGCCGAAAAACTCGCCGAAGCCATCGAACAAGTGCGCATGGATCACCTCGCCGGACTCGCCGCAGGCAAAATGCTCGCAGGAGACGGCAAAGGCGGCCACCAGGGTGCCCAGCGGCTGGAGCAGGAGATGCGGGCCCTCTTTGGCCAATGCAAAGGCGGCGAAGGGCCGATGAGCGACGAGCTGGATCAATTCCTCAGCCTCAGTCAGTGCATGAAACCCGGCATGGGCATGGGTGCCCAGTTCCAGCAGATGATGCAGAGCAAAAAATTCGGCCAAGGCAAAGGCCGCAGTGGTGCCGAAGGCATGGGCATGGGCGGATTCATGAGCGGTGATGATCCCGCAGGCTCACAGAACGTCTATGGTGCCGAGCCACCGTTAGGCCGCGTCAGCAAAGGCATGGGTGATGGCCAAACACCACCCGGTAGCCCAGAAGCCGCCGCTCCCGTCATCACCAAGTCCGATGTGAGCACCGGAGCCGCCGAGGTGAACCGCGCCACCGATGCCGTGCCTGCCGCCTCGCTCATCGAGCAGTATCGCGGCCTCACCGAGGCCTATTTTGAGCGCATTACAGCCCCCAAGGGCAAAACGCTTCCATTGCCTCCCCAACCTGAAAAACCCGTCCAACCATGAAAACCGCGTTGTTTGGCCTTTGGGCCGTTTTTTTGACTTTTTCGGCCTTTGCAGCCGATTTGACGCCCTTTCGCATCACCTGCGGAAACTTGGTATACTCGATGGATGAGAAGACTTCGGTCTGCTTTGCCGACTACTTCCTCGGCGAAACCGCACGGATCACGGGCATGAACATTGAGCCGAGGTTTCTGAAGCTCAAACTCGGCGACGAAGAGCTGTTTCAGACGCCATTTTGCGTCTTCACCGGCACTGGCGACTTCAAGCTCAACGTGAAGGAGCGCGAGAACCTGCGCTCCTACCTCCAGCGCGGCGGCTTCATGGTCGCCAGCCCTGGCTGCTCCGACCAGCCCTGGGTCGCCGCCTTCAAGCGCGAAATCGAAGGCGTGCTGCCCGACTCGCCGCTCAAAATCATCCCCATGACGCATCCCATATTCGACATGGTCCACAAAGTGCCCGCCCTGCACCTGGAGAAGAAAAAAGGCGGCACCACGATGCTCCACGGCATCGAGATCGACGGGCGCCTCGCCCTCGTCTTCTCTGCCGAAGGGCTCAACGACACCGATCACACCAAAGGCTGCTGCTGCTGCGGTGGTAACGAAGTGCATGAAAGCATGCTCATGAACATCAATCTGCTGGTCTATGCGCTGCTGTATTGAACGACTCGCACTGCTGCCACTACTCGTGACTGTGCTGGTGAGTTGTGAAAAGCCCCCAGCGCCGCCTCCCGCGCCTAAAGACCTGCGCATTCACCTCACTTGTGATGTCTCAGGCCGCATCGAGCCCTGTGGCTGCTTTGAAGGCCAAGGCGGCGGCCTTTCGCGCGTGAAGTCTGTCTTTGCAGCGGAGAAGCTGGAGTCACTGCGCGTCGATGCGGGGGATGCCATCACCGGCGCAGAGGATTACCAAGTCATTCACTATCGGCATGTGCGACGTGCTTTTGCGGAGAGTGGCTTTCATGCGCTGAATCTCGGCAAGCGAGAGGCCGCGCTGAGCGCGGAGACGCTGCGCAGCCTCATCGCCGACTCACCCGTGCCCATGCTGAGTGCGAACGTCGCCGATGCAGCGACGCAGCAGCCCCTGGCGCGGCCTTGGCTGCATGTACAGGCCGGCGGAGTGACGTACGGCGTCATCGGCATCGTCGATCCGCGCTCTGTCGGTGAAACGAAGCTCGGTGCGGGCCTCACACTGCTGGATCCCGCCTCCGTCATCAGCCAGCACCTGCCTGCACTGAAAAAAGGTGCCGATGTGCTGGTGCTGCTGGCCTTTGCGGATGAAGCCACGATGCAGGCCCTGGCGGCACGCTTCTTTGAGTTTGCCGTGATCCTAGGTGGCGATGTGCGGCAGCCTTCACAGGATCTGATGAAGGCCAATCGCTCCTACATTTTCGCGACGACAAATCAAAGCCGTGCGCTGGGCCTTTTCGAAGCCCGCCTGACCGCTCGTGGCACCTTGGAAGGCGCGAAGCAGGAGATCCTCACCATGCATGAGCTGATCCCGGAGAATAAAACCATCCTCCAACACGCCCAGGACTATCGTGATGAGGTGCGAGCCGCCAAGCTGGCCATCGACGACCCGTTGCGTGTGCGCAAAGACGCTGTGCCTGGCGTGCGCATGCAGTCGGCCTTTCGCGGCAGTGAGTCCTGCGCGGCCTGCCACGCGGCGGAGTATGCGATTTGGCAACGAAGCGGCCATGCACGTGCCTTTGAAGCACTGAAGCTACGTGACTCGGATGCCGATCCGAACTGCATCGGCTGCCACACCGTGGGCTTCGGCGCAGAAAGCGGCTACCAGCGTGCCTTCCAAGGCAAACAGCTCGCCAACGTCGGCTGTGAGTCCTGCCACGGTGCAGGTGGTCGCCACGTCGATGAGCGGCTGAAAGGCAATGACGCCATTACCTTCCACTTCCGCAAGCTCAGCGCCTCCGACTGCACCAAGTGCCACCACGGCGAATTCAGCCGCCCCTTTGAATGGGACGACTTCTGGCCGCCTGTGGCGCATCAAAAGAGGAAGTGAGCCTTCTCACGACTCGAAACGGCTCCCGCTCGTGTATGAGCCGATGCGGCGCAGAGAGAGGCGCCATCTGCCTCGGTCTGGGCAAAGGCAGCGTGGACGCGGGGCTCGGCCACACTTCCCTCCACCTCGATGTAGAAGCGGTACTTGTTTGGCTGGCCACGGATGGGGCGGGACTCCAGGCGTTTTAAGTTCACACCACTCTCGCTGAGGGGCGTGAGAAAGCGGCATAGGCTGCCCGGCTTATCTGGTAGCTCCACGACCAGCGCGGTGCGGTTATGCGCTGTGTCGGGGGTATTGACCGCATGGCCGATGAGGAAGAATTGGGTGATGTTGGGCACCTCGCCCGCGATGGGGAAGTGCAGCACCTCCAGGGCATGCCGCTGGGCATTTTGGCGTGGGCCGATGGCGGCTGCACCGGGCGTAGCGGCGGCTTTTTCTGCGGCTTTGGCGGTGCTAGCCTCCACGATGCGTTTGGCCTGCGGGTAATGTGCTTTGAGCCACTCATCCCCATGATAAAACGGCATCGCATGGGAGTGGATCGCCGTCACCGCCTCACCTACGCGGCCTAGCAGCGCGAGCTTCACATCCAGAGTCAGCTCCTCCTGGATGCACAGCACACACCGCGCATCGATGAGCCTGTCCACCGTGTCGATGATGAAGCCACCGGAGGAATTCTCAATCGGCACGATGCCCAATGCTGCTGGATTCGCGGTGATGAAGTCGAACACATCCCCGATGTTTTCCCGCAGACTCACACGGGCCCCTGGAAAGCGCCTCTGTGTGACCAGATGCGAAAAACTCCCCTCGGGCCCGAGGCAGGCGATGATTTGGTCGGCAGATGTGCTCATGAAAGGTGGAAGGCATGCTGCGCTGGAGATGCGTTGTGGTCAATGGTGACGGAGTTTTCTTCACTCGGCCCAATAAGTGATCTCCGCTCGGTTCATGTCTTTGCCAACACGGACACTGGCACCGTGTGCGTTTTGCGTTCCTACTTCCTTCACCCAAGAGAATACCTGCTCATCATTTTCTATGTGGGGTGTGCCCATGCTCGTGAGCACTTGCTGTAGGACTCCTGGCGGAAACTCGACCTTCATCGTAGCTCTATAATCCGTCCAAGCTTCGGATTTAAATTCCAGAGCCGTGAAAACCAACGGGGCCTTGTTTTGGAATGCTAGCGACATCACCTGATAAGGAATACCAAAGAAGCGACTCTTGTTCCAAAGCATGTAAAAGCCCGTCATGAGGCTGATGGCAGCCAAAACCCAATTGCGTAACGCTGGCCGATAGCGAAATCGAAAACGAGTGATCAGCCACGAAGCGATGCCCATGGCGAACAACTGAGTGAAAGCGCTCATCACTGTGCAGAAAACCACTACTACCCCATCTTCGCAGACATACGAGGTCACGCCCGCCATCACCCAGGCAAGAAAAAACCAAAACCACGTACCTGTCAGCCAGCGCTGTAGATTCGCGCAGATGAGAAGGCGCCTGCCACACTCAAAAGCAATGAGCATGGCTAACCCACTAACGATGACGATGTAAATGCCGGGCATCATTTAAAACTCCCTTCTCCATCCACTTCCTCATTACTTTGAACTTGGCTACTTATTGGCAGGAAAACTCATGTGCAACTGCGCCTATGCTGGGACGGCGACGCCGGATGGTCAAGGATGCAGGCACCGACTCGCAGGTTACTTACCCATTCGGTAATGCTCCTTCTCTTTGGCAAAAATATCGAAAACTTAACCTGTGAGGGCACTTGCATGCATGACTTCAATTTCACAGCGGCAATAGGGAATCAAAGCTTGAAGATGAAACATTTTGTGGAGACAAAATGTCGTGGCTCCATTTTTTCTTATTCCGGGTCGATGCATCTTAGGCCGCCATCGTAGTCCTACATCTTTCTGACTATGCCGAACCTTTTTGGAACAAGTATAACAGTATGCTTACTCGCGTGCCTGCAAGTATCCTGCTTCTTTAGGTCTGCTATGAAGATGCTCCTATCCACGCTGATCTTTTTTCTTCCTGCAGCCTCTGCCTTGGCCCAAATTCAAAATGGCTCTTTTGAGCAGGGGACCTCGTTTGTAGAAGATTTTTTCCTCTTTCCAGAGACCTCGGATAGCTCAGCTCCAGATTACTGGGGTCGTTCTGCGGGGAGCACTAGGTGGGTAAAAGAAAAAACGTATTACAATACCCCTCTGCCTGAAGTCGGTAATCCAGGAGGGTTGCCGACGCCCTGGGATGTTCCCCACTTTATTGCGGGTGAGTTTTCTCCGACTACCTCAGGCTATTTGTGGCAAGACTTGGCTTTAAATGGGACTTACCAATTGGATTTCAGCTTTGCTTCGGGAGGATTATACAATCGCCTTAGCGGGAGTGTGACAGGTAATATAGCCCCAGGCGGCTGGAGTGTGCAGTTGACGGACTTGTCCACCATGAGTTCACAAAGCTATGGGTCATTCACCACAAACGCATCTGGCCTGTTTCCCATGGTCCCGGATCAGTTCTGGAGCAAGGGCAGCACTCAGATCAGCAGCTTTGGGGGAAG is a window of Verrucomicrobiaceae bacterium DNA encoding:
- a CDS encoding DUF4159 domain-containing protein yields the protein MKTALFGLWAVFLTFSAFAADLTPFRITCGNLVYSMDEKTSVCFADYFLGETARITGMNIEPRFLKLKLGDEELFQTPFCVFTGTGDFKLNVKERENLRSYLQRGGFMVASPGCSDQPWVAAFKREIEGVLPDSPLKIIPMTHPIFDMVHKVPALHLEKKKGGTTMLHGIEIDGRLALVFSAEGLNDTDHTKGCCCCGGNEVHESMLMNINLLVYALLY
- a CDS encoding ACT domain-containing protein, translating into MSTSADQIIACLGPEGSFSHLVTQRRFPGARVSLRENIGDVFDFITANPAALGIVPIENSSGGFIIDTVDRLIDARCVLCIQEELTLDVKLALLGRVGEAVTAIHSHAMPFYHGDEWLKAHYPQAKRIVEASTAKAAEKAAATPGAAAIGPRQNAQRHALEVLHFPIAGEVPNITQFFLIGHAVNTPDTAHNRTALVVELPDKPGSLCRFLTPLSESGVNLKRLESRPIRGQPNKYRFYIEVEGSVAEPRVHAAFAQTEADGASLCAASAHTRAGAVSSREKAHFLF